GCAACTCCTTTGACAGGGAAACCGACGCGCTGATTAGTAGTGTTAACGACCACAGGGTTTCGTTCGATAAGTACAGGGTCTATTCTCATTGTCATGTTTCCTGGGCTACTTGTATGGACGTACTCTTGTATTGCTACTTAAACGAAAGTTTGAGTTCTCTGCATCAACAAGGAATGACTTTCTGAAATATCCATGTTGTCCTGTTCTTTGATGATTATCTTGAAGTCTTTAATCAGCCTGTTTGGAGCTAGTGATGTTCATCAACTTTTACTCTTTACTTGAATGGCAACATCTCCTGCTAAATCCTTTTTATGTTCTTTTTGCATACACTTTTTCCTTGCAAACTATAAGGCCTCGCTCATTCTTTTAATATAATACATTATTTTTATAGGAAATGGAGGTAGCAGAGCATAATTTAAAGGCACAGcttgaagatgctctgaaggaGCAAGAGGCTACTCAACATAAAATATCGACTACAGCTTCTGAAATAACTGAAAATGCTCTACTGGAAGCTGAATCATTGATCAATCTTAAGTCTAaagacttggaagagaagaaaagagtgTTGGTACGCCATTCTTTGGAACTTTCTTCTCTattttgttttggtgcattgtaggattctttaaaaaaaactatttcCTCAACACAGGAACTATTGGATAACAAGGTGCAAACATTAGAGAAAGAGTGGTCAGTGGTTGAAGAAGAATCTTTAAAGAATCCCACTCCTGGTACTTTTGATTTTTTTCGGCATGTCCTCCTTTTTGTGAACCTCATGTTGGATTATCTCATACTTATTCTATATCATTATACTAATGAACCTCTTGACTTGTGCTACTTTGCAAATTGCAAAACATGATCATTAAAGGGGCCAAACATGCCTATACAAAGTAATTCCATATACATATGTGCTATGTGtgaacaaataaaaaaacatgAAACCATTGATAATATTAATAATTCCAATGTTTTGCATCGTAATGGACATACTTTTTTTTATCACAGCTTTGATTTTTTATGAGTTGACTAGGCATATTTATTTCATGGACACCTCTTTACTTGCTAGTGACTTTTTTCCATAAGCCAACTGCAAAGAGATGTATTCTGAATATTGGAAGAACACAAAATGGGTTATGTTTGTTTACTCCTTGCTGCTCTGTTTACTAGTAGACCATTGCTTATGCACAGCACTCAGCACCCAATTTCTATTGGTTGACTTGATAGAGAGAAGTTTTCTTATCAGTTTTCTGTTTTGAATGCACAAGGGAACTTGATAATTTTTCTCGAAATTAAACTATCAGAAATCAAAATGATTCAGGGAAACCATATCATCACATATTCACATTATTTGGGCATCCAGGAAGTTAAATTCTACATGGTTACAACTCATATTTTTAAGAAGTAAAGCTTAATCCAATCATCACAGTTAGGTTTTTCATGTTTGGAGGGAGTAAGATCACTCCATTGTAGAATTAGGGCACATTGCCCTGTGTGACATTGTTTTATGAGGTAGCTAACTGTTTACCCGAGGTGCATTATCCATGGATCCAAATTCTTGAGTGGGTTCCTTGTTAAGGGGCAGTTAGTAGATAATGTTTTGAATTTATGGTAGCAAACTGTTGCCATTTCGGAAGCTCAACAAGGTTAGTTCTATACTTATATCTAATTCATGTGGCTAAAGTATAACTGGGGAAGTGATTATTGGTACGCTTTAGCAACGACTAGTTATGCAAACTGGTTATTTCTTCCTGTTTGATGTTAATCTTATCTAATTTCAACATCCCAGTATCCCACATTATAGGTTGTTTTTGCTTTTCTAAATACATAGtacctagaaaagccaaaatgacCTATTGGAACAGAGGTAATAGCAATCTTAGTGGTCTTTTCTGCTAAATATGCAGCGCAAAGGGAGAAGATCCTGGAGAGACAACTACACAGCCTCATTGAGCAGTTGACATCCAAGCAAGTCAGTTCTATCTTCTACTACATCTTAtgaatgggccatggccctagtggtcTCTTCACAATCCTACCTGGCCCTTATGcaattttagctcaaaattgtataggATTAGAGTCTGGCCCTTGAATTATCTAAGTCAAATTTCaaagccctttaccaccccttcCTGCCATCTCAAACTTAGTTGTCTTAACATTTTGCAGGCTCAAGCTGAAATCCTGATCACGGATGTACATGCCAAAGAAAAAGAGCTGGAACGGCTGAACCATTTGAATAGAAATGTTTGCAGCAGTGCCAATGAAATAAGTGCACCTCGGAGCCGGTTCAGCAGAGGTCTTTTCAGTGGCCCTGAAGATTATTGTGATGCAAAAGCAGGTCGGAAACTGTATCAACCTGGCCTTAGAGCAGAAGGCCAGAAACGGCTCATGATTCTTAGGTCCGCAATTGTACTGTATGTTTTGCTGCTTCATATTGTTGTTTTCATAAAGATCTCAGTTTGAAAGCAGTTACATTTCATAGGGTAAAAAATCTTTTCAGCGGCACCaagcatgaaaatatttcttatGTAAATAATGTGTAATTTGTTGGCGATCATGCTTCTGTAGAAATTTTATTATGGGGAAATCTGTTCTGTAGCTTTTAGAATGTGTGTTGTTATTCTGGGAACTAAGAAATCATCTGTGCTTTTTAGAATGGGTGTTCCTAAGGTATGTTGCGGGCTTGCGGCTTTGGTTGAAGAGTAAAGAGTTAGGAGCCGCTCTGCCTGGTGAGCAACTCAGGATGAAAGACATGGCAGCAAACCGGACTTGATGGGTATGGTACCTGCTGCTGACTGGGCAGCAACTTTAGAAATTAAGGAGCTTTATTGTGCTTGGAAAAATTAGCAGTCCTGAACTGATTTAATGattttaaaatagaaaaaaaaacctgTTACAAGGAACCAGGTGTGACATCCTGCTTAATATAGGATTAATAGAATACTCATATTAATaagttgtaatttttttctgaAAGCCGATCTCCAAAAAAAACTCCGAGATTAAGCGTGTTTGATGCACGGACGTCGTACATGGGCCGTTTACACtagacgtacgggacgtggccaaaAGAGGACGTTcttggcttgggattgaccgacgaggacgtcggtctcttaagggggtgagtatgtgacaTCCCGGCCCAAGGCTTAATATAAAATTAATATGATATTCATACCAAGTTGTAACTTTTTTCCGGAAATCGATCTCCAAAAAACTCTGAGGTTAAGCAGgcttggcccggagcaattctgggatgggtgaccgaccgggaagtcttcccgggtgcgcacgagtgaggacaaagtgcgcAGAAAAGACTTGTATTGGTATGTGAGGGTAGTCCATGTCCTAATTAAGCTgctagatgtaagcgggcccggcttGTTGGAAATATGCGTTTAAGAATACCAGATTTTAATTTGAGGCAAAATATAAATAGCAACGCTACTGCTAACTCAAACAGAATTGAAAACTAAACGAGTAAATCAAACTGAAAcatactcatgttaaatttGATTACTATTACCGATCAGTGCTCCGTCCTCGTGAAGAGACGATGCAGTGCAGATTGTAGCAGCGCAGAACGTAGTTGAACAGTCTCGAGCGGTCGCGCAGTTGGGCTGCCCAGAAACCTTATTGCCGTCCCTCGTGCAGGCTTCACGATGGCAAGGGTTCGGAGATACTGCTcactgtagggtcgagatggcggactagagggggggtgaatagtcctttctaaaactaattgcgccggctaaccgaaacttatgcggaattgaaactattcgcttagccaagactacacccctctaactataactctaaggcacctccaaaaagatcctacacaaagcaaatggagtgccaagctagtaagagctctcttaaTAAATCTAATGCCAAgacacacaagcctaagcactagtacttcacaaaccgcgggagctcctacacaattctaatgagcaaaagcacaaagccaacctaagctcactagatgctcaaggacaaggatacacaatccaaatccaagagctcaacttgcttagttacacaatctaagcaagagcaactaattaagctacacaagctaactagatacactaggatctctacttctagctacacaagcaagaagttgattagcaagctacacaagctaactaatcactagagagcaactacacaagcacaagatatagaacaatgtaaatacaatgcttgtgatttggagaaagcaaaccaccgagaagagtagacaaagttgacacggtgatttttatcccgaggttcacttggttgccaccaagctaatccccgttgagacaagc
This portion of the Panicum virgatum strain AP13 chromosome 2N, P.virgatum_v5, whole genome shotgun sequence genome encodes:
- the LOC120660090 gene encoding golgin subfamily A member 5-like yields the protein MAGILAWAADVVGGAGPSDDEADDAREAASAAMTPEQRLRAAELDARASSMRRAIQDLRLRVPPPHVAQRLPHLHAHSLASSAALALQLNAHSSTKEQAQQREITLQEENAAYEKALSDCRWKIQERQMEANQLQSDLKEMEVAEHNLKAQLEDALKEQEATQHKISTTASEITENALLEAESLINLKSKDLEEKKRVLELLDNKVQTLEKEWSVVEEESLKNPTPAQREKILERQLHSLIEQLTSKQAQAEILITDVHAKEKELERLNHLNRNVCSSANEISAPRSRFSRGLFSGPEDYCDAKAGRKLYQPGLRAEGQKRLMILRSAIVLYVLLLHIVVFIKISV